A section of the Gasterosteus aculeatus chromosome 10, fGasAcu3.hap1.1, whole genome shotgun sequence genome encodes:
- the LOC120826831 gene encoding tumor necrosis factor receptor superfamily member 6B-like, producing MCPSLLPPLLLLLLLCARAAPVRGDAAPVRTYRDTDPVTGAPVECDRCPPGSYLRSTCTATSKSVCAQCPPGSFTELWNYIGKCLRCGVCGHDQVVKTPCAAHTDCQCECKQGHYRRAEFDMCVRHSECASGHEVLTRGTADEDTVCQVCPNGTYSDTVSALHECTLHRGCDAPGMQMVLKGSSWHDSVCTSCKGLSCKDAGDYLREILPAFFVHQKIHPRRLRRILNRLPSESGKNHGASGLGLSDHQARINAWVASATAAQIHQLPAALTRSGADGAGHRLLSKLQRIEWSLSELNDSRNEVDNIVQ from the exons ATGTGTCCGTCACTTctcccgccgctgctgctgctgctgctgctctgcgcgCGCGCCGCTCCGGTGCGCGGCGACGCCGCTCCGGTCCGGACCTACCGGGACACCGACCCGGTCACCGGCGCCCCGGTGGAGTGCGACCGCTGCCCACCGGGGTCCTACCTGCGATCGACCTGCACGGCGACGAGCAAGAGCGTGTGCGCGCAGTGCCCGCCGGGCTCGTTCACGGAGCTGTGGAACTACATCGGCAAGTGTCTGCGCTGCGGCGTGTGCGGCCACGACCAGGTGGTGAAGACGCCGTGCGCCGCGCACACCGACTGCCAGTGCGAGTGCAAACAGGGGCACTACCGCAGGGCGGAGTTCGACATGTGCGTCCGACACAGCGAGTGCGCGTCCGGGCACGAGGTGCTGACCCGAG GTACAGCCGACGAGGACACCGTGTGCCAGGTTTGTCCCAACGGCACCTACTCAGACACGGTCTCCGCCCTGCACGAGTGCACGCTGCACCGAGGCTGCGACGCTCCGGGGATGCAGATGGTGCTGAAGGGCTCCAGCTGGCACGACAGCGTGTGCACGAGCTGCAAAGGGCTCAGCTGCAAAG ACGCAGGCGACTACCTGAGAGAAATCCTGCCGGCTTTCTTCGTCCACCAGAAGATCCACCCCAGACGTCTGCGTCGGATTTTAAACAGGCTCCCGTCTGAGAGCGGTAAAAACCACGGAGCTTCGGGACTCGGCCTCTCGGACCACCAGGCGCGGATCAACGCGTGGGTGGCGTCGGCCACGGCGGCACAAATCCACCAGCTCCCCGCCGCTCTCACCAGAAGCGGAGCGGACGGCGCCGGCCACAGATTACTGAGCAAGCTGCAGAGGATCGAGTGGAGCCTGAGCGAGCTGAATGATTCCAGGAACGAGGTGGACAATATCGTGCAGTAG